Part of the Deinococcus cellulosilyticus NBRC 106333 = KACC 11606 genome is shown below.
ACCCGAACCATCACATGCAAATCGGGTATCAAACCTTACAATGGTTGAGGACGACGTGAACGTGGCCAGACTGGAGGAGCATGTGAAATCAGCATCACTGGCCCCCTTCCTCCAGCACGATTTCTCAGAGCAGCACAAATTCACGTTTGATCTCAAGAAAGGGTTGAAAAATGGGTTTATTTGATCTCTTCCGTGGCGATAAAGGCGAAACCATGACCCCCCATCTGGCCTTTGCAGTGTCCATGATTTACATGATGGCCGCCGATGGCGAATTCCAGAATGAAGAAGTGGGGCACCTGCTCTCCGTGCTGGGTGGCGAATCCGAAAACGGCGTGATCAGCGTCGGGTACAACAACCGTCAACTGCTGGACAAAGCCTTCAAATACGCCCAGAAGCACAGTGTGCAGGACTTCATCCAGCAAGCTGCACCTGTCCTGACCGAAGCCCAGAAGATCTGCATCCTGACCAACCTGGCAGATTCCCTGCTGGCAGACGGCAAAATCCACCCTGCAGAGCAGCGCATGTTCGATTACATCCTGGCGGGTTTCCATGTCAGCGAACAGATTTTTCGCCCTTACTTCCAGGTGCTGGCCATCAAAAATGACCGCAGTGTGTTCACCAACCAGAACCACCCTTACAACAGCCCGGGCCACAGTGTGGACCTCACCAAGATGAATTGATCATTCGCTTTTCAGGGCCAGTCCTGAAAACCCCGGGTAACCAAACAGCACGCGAATGGTGTGGCAGGGAATTTCCCATCCCTGCCGCATTGTGTTGTAGATGGCCCAGGCTTCTTCACGGTCCCTGAGCTGGACGCCTGCCTGCTCCAGCTTTGCCCGGACCTGATCAAAGTGGATGTGTCGGTCTTCAATGGCTTCACGGGACACCTCCACGCGACCTCCAAACTTGCGGGCCAGGGACTCAAAATACCCTCTGGTCAGGCGTTCTGTGCCTGCAGTGATCAGACCGTTGGCCATGCTGGGATAAGCTGTTGGGGACAGCACCGACCTGCAGATGGTGGTCAACTCAAGCACATCGGTGAGGGCCACCGGGAGGGCCATGTCGTCAGGCTCATGAAAATAATTGAGCAGGGTGTATTGCTGCTCTGCCATCAGGACCTGGGCCAGCGTGGTGCCGATGTCTGCCAGCCAGTTTTTCATTTCCTCAATGCAATCTGCCGTAATCGCGGTGATCACCACATCCACTGGACTGTAGCCATCGGATTTGCCCAGGAACCTGTGCACCTCGTAAGCCAGTGCAGTGACCCGCCCCAGAGCCGCATAAAAAGACAGCAGGTAGGTCACTGCAATGCTGATCAGGATGAAACCACTTCCTGCTGCCAGAATCATCAGGAGCCGCATGTTGCCGTCTTTTGGCACAATGTCTCCCACACCCAGGGTGGTGACACTGTACCCACTGACGTACAGGGCAGAAATCCAGTCTGAAGGGGAACGGGTTCCGTGGTGAAACCCAGAGGCATGCGGGTAAAAAATCAGGGCAAATCCCAGCCAGAGCAAAAGTGCCCATCCAATCACGGTGAGGATCACCAGCATCGGTCCCAGACGGGACAGCCTTCGGCGGGCGGCAGGAGTGCCTGTGCAGTTGATCCGGCACCAGATGCGCCAGATCAGGTGGTGACTGTTCTGCGTGAAGGGTCCAGAAAGGCCCCTGGGGATGAACACTGTGGCAAATACATCCCAGGCCAACAAAAACAGAATGATGGTTCCAATGATGGGATAAACACCGTCCATGCCAGACCCCCAGACCATTGTTCATCATGTGCCTTTCCTTTTCCGTACTGTGACTTATTAACCATTTATCATGCTCCCAGAAGCAAGCTCCATCGATCATTAAGCTATCTGGCTTATTACGCCTGTGCCATAAACACCTACGATAACTTACATGAATCTGGAAACGTTTATTGTGCAGGCCAAAACCCACACCTACGCAGGGAATGGCATCAAAAGCCTCTCCTACCGTCCCTGCTCCCATGACCTGCAATACCAGAACGGAGATTACGCCTACATGGACAGTTACTTCGGTGGCCGCGACTTCCTCGGACAGGAAGTGGTCTACTACCGCAGAAGCCCCATCTGGGCCATGAATTATTACGGACGCATCCTCAAACCCGACCTGATCACCCCCGCCGAAGCCGGAACCATCATCAAAACTGCCCTCACCGAGCTCTATCAGGAAGGGCGCTTCCTGGGGGGGTTCAAATGCCACCACATCTGGGGCCTGTACATCGACAGCAACGCAGGAAATTACGAAAGCTTCACTGGATACGAATGGATTGAGGTGCAGGGGGTCAAGGCTTATGAACTGCATTACCACGGGGGCATGGTCAAACACGAGTGAGGCCACCAGAAACCCCATTGGTTCATGTTCCTGCAACACCTCTTAGATTCTCTGATCACAGGCTTTGCTGTTAAGCCTTCTGCTTTCTGCCTGCGGCATTCTGCTTCATCAGTTTACCTTCTCACGTGTGGGGTCTATACTGGTCAGTGCGTTTTTCATGCACCTGCACAAGCAGGGCATCAAAAGTCAGGGAGGACACCGATGCAAGAGATTCTTGATAAGTTAGCGGCCCTCCGGGAGTATCTTTGACATTCCCGCCAAGGAACGCCGCTTAAGAGAGCTGGAACACGAACTTTCGAACCCCGAACTCTGGAACGACCAGAACAAGGCGAGGCAGGTCACGCAGGAATCCAACGCCCTGCGCAAACTGACCTCCACCTACAATTCGCTGAAGAGTGACGCTGAAGGCCTCAGTGAAATGCTGGAAATTGCCTCTGCTGAAGAGCTCGAAATGCTCAACGAGGAAGTGGTGAGCGTTGAACAGCGGGTGGATGACCTCTACAAAGAGACCCTCTTCACCATGAAGCACGCCGACACCCCCGCCATCGTGAAGGTGAAATCCGGCGCGGGTGGCACCGAGTCCATGGACTGGGCAGGCATGCTGATGCGCATGTTCATCCGCTGGGCAGAACGCCGGGGCTACAAGGTGGACATCCTGGACATCCAGGAAGGCGAACAGGCCGGAATCTCCAGCGCAGAATTCATCATCCGGGGCGAGAAAGCCTACGGCATGATGGCCCCCGAAAATGGGGTGCACCGTCTGGTGCGGGTCTCCCCTTTCGACAGCAACAACCGCCGCCACACCAGTTTCGCCTCGGTGGAAGTGGTGCCCGAAGTGCCCGAAGAGGAAATCAACATCGTCATTCCCGACAGTGAAGTCCGGGTGGACGTGTACCGCTCTCAGGGAGCCGGAGGACAGGGCGTGAACACCACCGACTCCGCCGTTCGCGTGACCCATTTGCCCACCGGAACCATTGTCGCCATTCAGGTGACCCGTTCCCAGATCAAGAACCGCGAGATGGCCTTCCAGATCCTCAAGCAGCGCCTCTATGACATGGAGCGCAAGAAGCGTGAGGAGGAGGAAGCCAAAGCCCGTGGCGAACAACGCAAGATCGAATGGGGCAGCCAGATCCGCTCCTACGTGATGGACAAACAGTACATCAAAGACCACCGCACCGGTCTGATGAAACACAACCCAGACGATGTTCTGGACGGTGATTTAGACGATCTGATGTGGGCTGGTCTGGAATGGCTCGCAGGCAAACGCACCGCCGAAGAAGCCGGAGACGACGAGTAAGGTTTCCGGTCTGGATGTGCCTCTCTGGGAGACTGGAGGGGCATTTTTGTTGGCAGAAGGCGGAAGGCCAAGGCAGAAGGCATTTCTGGACACACTTGAAACCGGCCCAGCAAATAAAACGATTAGAAAAACCATGGATTTTCAGCAACAATGGCTTTGATTGAACTGGGTGCCTTCTGCCTTCTGCTTTCTGCCTTCTGCTGTTAGGATTAGGCATCATGTTTGAACAGCAATTCGAGAACTTTGCAGAGATTCTGGTGCAGGTCGGTCTGGGGCTCCAGAAAGGCCAGATGGTGTCCATTTCCAGCCATGTGGGCCTGGAGGATTTCACCCGGCTGGTGGTCAGGAAGGCCTACCAGGCAGGGGCGAAGTTGGTGGAGGTGGAATACCGCGACCCCGAGTTGCAGCGCATCCGTCTGGAGAATGCAGATCCTGAAACGCTGGAGACCGTGCCGGAGTGGTACTACAAGGCCAGGCTGGAGGTCATTGAGAAGGGGGCGTCTTTGCTGAACCTCTCGATGAACCGTCCAGACCTGCTGAAGGGTCAGGATCAGGAGAAACTGACCCGCATGTCCCAGTCGATCTATCCTTTCATCAAGCCCATCCAGCAGCGCATGATGTCCGATGCAGTGGCATGGTCCCTGAGTGTGGTTCCAGATCAGGAGTGGGCCAGCAAGGTCTTTCCAGAACTGCCGAAAAAGGAAGCCCTGGAGAAGCTCTGGAAGACCATCTTGCAGATTGTGCGTGCAGATCGGGAAGATCCTGTGCAGGTGTGGCGTGAGCATGTGAAGGCCCTGCATGCCCGCAAAGACTGGCTGAACAATCAGCGTTTTACAGCCCTGCACTTCCAGAACGAGCACACAGACCTCACTGTCGGTCTGGCAGAAGGTCACCTGTGGGCCGGAGGCTCTGCCCATGCCGATGATGGCTTTGACACCGAATTTGTGGCCAACATCCCCACCGAGGAGGTCTTTACGCTGCCGGACCGCACCCGCATTGATGGGGTGGTCCGCAGCACCTTCCCGCTCAGTGTGCGTGGAACGGTGATTGATGCCTTCACCCTGACCTTCAAAGATGGCCGGGTGACCCATGCAGAGGCAGAGCACAACCAGGAGGTTTTGCAGGCCCTGCTCAGCATGGATGAGGGAGCCCTCTCCCTGGGCGAGGTGGCCCTGGTGCCACACTCCTCCCCCATCTCACAGTTTGGTCGCCCACTCTTTCATGGTCTGTTCGATGAGAATGCCGCCAGTCATGTTGCGCTGGGGGCCGGATACCGCTTCTGCGTGGAAGGCGGCAGCGACATGAACGACGAGCAGTTCAAGGCTGCTGGGGGGAACGTCAGTCAGGTGCACGAGGATTTCATGATCGGTTCGAAAGACATGCAGGTCACAGGAATCACCCAGGATGGCAAGAGGATACCTGTGATGCAGGAGGGCGAATGGGCCTTTGATTGAAGCCTGCTGTGGTCGGTTCTCAGCTTTCGGCAGAACACAGGTTCACCGACTTCAGACAGCACAGGTCTGAAGCATGTCATTCTGCTGAAATTTCTGATTGCCGACCACAAACAGAGCAGGCTCTGCCGTGTGCCAGACGCTCAATCTCCAGGTTCGCTCTGTCCCCTGTACACCCGGCAGACCGTCGCCCACACCACCAGGGTGCTTGGAAGGTACAGCCAGAGGGGAAGGTCCTGCTGAATCAAATGAATGTCCATGGGAGGCAACCCAAAGATGCCTTCCACAACATTGGTGAGCCACAGGAAAACCGGAGGAAGGGTCCAGAACAGCGCCAGAGCCAGCACCGCAGGCTGGATCAGGATCTTGATGCTGCTCAGGATGTTCATGGTGGTGATTACGCATCCGTTACAGCAATGGTTCCCGGGCCTTCAGATGATGTGAATTCCTGGCAACAGGGCTGCCATCTACAGTGAGCGTCCCATACCCTTCTGCCTTCTGCCTTCTGCCTTCTGCCTTCTGCCTTCTGCCCTTTCCTGTCCAGACCGGGTACAAAATGCAGCTTTTTTCATGGCCTGTGCGGGTTAGGATGAGGGTGTGAAGTCTTCCCCGGCATCTCCTCCCTCGATCTCTGCTGCCCGTTTTGCCGTCAACATGTTTTTTGCCCTGAACGGGATTGCCTTTGCCAACTGGGTGGTGCGCATTCCAGACATCAAGGCAGAATTGAAACTTCCTCCTGAAGTTCTGGGGGTTTCCCTGCTGGGAGGTGCGATTGGCTCCCTTTGCAGCATGGTGTTCGGGGGGTACCTGATGGCCCGGTTTGGCAGCAAACAGGTGACCACCCTTGCAGGCGTGCTCACATTTCTGTCCCTGATGCTGCCTGGGTATGCCACAAATGCCTGGACACTTTTTGCTGCGCTGTTCTTTTATGGGGCGTTCAATGGGCTCATGGACGTGTCCATGAATGATCAGGCGTCCATCAATGAAAAACAGCATGGTCGCAGCATCATGAGTTCCTTTCACGGGGTGTTCAGCCTTGGGGGCCTGATCGGGTCGCTGATTGGAGGGTGGCTTTCCAGCCTGCATGTCCCGGTCAGCCTGCACCTGACCAGCATAGGATTGGTGCTGGTGTTGTTGGTGCTGCTGTCCAGCCGATGGCTCATCCCGACCACCCCCCATCCTGAGGAGGCCCACACGGAACCTGTGTTCATCCGTCCTGCGCCCTCTTTGTGGATCATTGGCATCATGGCGTTCTGTGTGATGCTGGGTGAGGGGGGCATGGCCGACTGGAGCACTGTTTATCTGCGGGAAAACATTCAGGCCAGTGAAACCCAGAGTGCCATTGGTTATGGGGCATTTTCAGGGCTGATGATGCTGGGGCGCTTTCTGGGGGATGGTCTGATCAACCGTTTTGGGTCCCGCACCATTGTGGGCTGGGGTGGGGCAATCATGACCCTGGGTCTGGTGCTGGGATTAACCGTCAACACCCTGCCTGCGGTGATTGTGGGCTTTGCCTGTGTGGGGCTGGGGTGTTCTGCTCTTTTCCCCTGCTTCCTGTCCAGTGCCAGCCGAAACCCGGACATGCGGCCCGCGAGTGCCATCACTGCTGTGGCAACCATGGCCTATTTTGGTTTTCTGGTCGGACCTCCCCTGCTGGGGCTGGTGGCCGGACAGGTGGGCCTGCGGGCCGCACTGTTCATCATTGCTGCTGCAGGGCTTTTCATCCTGCTCAACCACCGCCGGGTTCAGGGCTGAAGGGTCTGAAGTTTTGCCAGCGCTTTTTCCCTGAGAACACCTGCACGGGTGTTGGCGATCCGTTTGAGGATGTAAATCGGGCACTCTTCGCGGTCAATCAGGTCTGAGATGATGGTTTCGCGGAGTTCGGGGTCGGCATCGTATTCCGTCAAATCCAGAATGCCATCGAAGTGCAGCTCAGGCAGGTCCCGGTTCTGGTCCATGAAGCGCCTGAACACCCGGTAGCGGTAGTGTTTGGGGTCGGGGTTGATGTGTTTTTCGTCCAGGTACTCCTGGGCGATCTGTTCCAGGATCGGGGTGCTGATCAGGCCAATGTTCAGCCAGTCCTCGGTGAATTCCAGTTCAAACACGATTTTTGAAAGCAGGTTGGAATCGATGGGGGCGCTCCTTTCAGCCATCAGGGCAGCAAGCCCTGACACAACTAAGGCCGGGGTGGGTTGCAGGGGGTTTTCCGCTGCTGTTGATGTTCAGTTTAACATGGTCTTTTTTCAGCGGACATTCAAAACTCACCCGGTCTATTGATTCCTGTCTAAAGGACTGGACAGTCCTTTAGACTGAGGGAAGCGAATCGGAAGGTCAGGACAGGTGAATGACGTGTTGCTCTTTTTGCAAGGATCAAGAAACAGCTTACCTCCATCACCCTGCTTCTGATATGCTATGGGCGTAATGGTGGATCTCGGCGAACAACTTCACGTCACAGGCAAGGCATTGAAAGTGCGCTTCCGCGCAGAAACAGGCTTCACCATCCTCAGCGCGGACATTCAGAACCAGCAGGCCCGCGATGTCGATGCCACCCTGGTGGGCATGATGCCGCCCATCGACGCCGGAGACCCCTTTGAAGCAGAATTGATTGTTCAGGAGCACCCGGAGTACGGCTACCAGTACAAGGTGGTCAACCTGTTTTTGAAGGACGACACTGCAGACATGACCGAAGAAGGCATTGCCGCCTATCTGGAGGCCAAGGTGTCTGGGGTGGGTCCCAAACTCTCCAAGCGCATTGTGGATTTTTTCGGTCAGCAGACCTTCGAGGTCATTGAACTTGAACCCGAGAAGTTGCTGCAGGTTCCTGGGGTCACCCGTTCCACCATCATGAAGGTGCAGGCGTCCTGGGACGAGCGGCACGGGGAGCGCAAACTGATCACCGGGCTGCAATCCATGGGCCTGAGCATCTCGCAGGCGCAGAGGGCCATCAAGCAGTTTGGCAGCATGGCCCTGGAAGTCCTCAAGAATGACATCTATGCCCTTACAGAGGTGGAGGGTCTGGGTTTTCAGACTGCAGACCGTCTTGCGCTGGAAAAAGGCATGGTTCCCACCGATCCCAGACGCCTGATGGCTGCAGCAGTGTACGCCATGCAGCAGGCGATGCAGCAGGCAGGACACACCTATCTGCCAAAACAACGGGCCGTGCGGGGCCTGAAATATTACACCGGAATCAGCGACAAACTGGCAGAAACCTCCCTGCAAGAAGCCCTGGATGCCGGGCGCATCATGCAGGAAGGTGAGCGGATTTACCTTCCCAATGCCCTGAAAAACGAAAAGGCCCTGGCAGAGGTGATTTCTGAACTGCTGTCTGAGCCTCCAGAAGCCCCCTGGCGTGTCCCCACCAAGGCCGTCAAAGACCTCAGTGAAGAACAGGCCCGGGTGCTGGACCTGCTGACGGATCACCGTCTGGTGGTGCTCTCCGGAGGTCCCGGCACCGGCAAAAGCTACACCACCCGCAAAGTGGTGGAACTCGCTGAAAACCTGGGCCTGGAGGTGGGCTTGTGTGCCCCCACAGGCAAGGCGGCCCGCAGGTTGATGGAGATGACCCTGCACCCGGCCAGCACCATCCACAGGCTGCTGAGTTATGGCCCAGAGGGGTTCCGTTTCGGGCAACTGGAGCCTCTTCCTTACGACCTGATCATTGTGGACGAGGTGTCCATGTGCGGAGATGGCCTGATGCTGGCCCTGCTCACCGCAGTGGCCCCGGGCGCACGCATTCTGCTGGTCGGGGATGCAGACCAGTTGCCTCCGGTGGATTATGGGATGCCCCTCTCCACCCTCACGCAGGTGGCTCCCACGGTGTGGCTCACACAGATTTACCGTCAGGCACAGGACAGTCCGATCATCCGGGCGGCCCACCAGATCAAGAACGGTCAGGTGCCCGACTTTGCCTACCGGGAATTCAGGCACATCCCCGTGGAGAGCGACACCGGAGCCAGACGTGTGGCCCTCCTGGTGGACTCTCTGGGAGGCCCCAGAAAAGTGCAGGTGCTGACCCCCATGAAGAAAGGACCGCTTGGGGTGGTGGCCCTCAATCAGGCCTTGCAATCCATGTTCAATCCTGGCTCTGAAGGGACAAGGGTCGGAGAATACCTGCTCAGGGTCGGGGACATCGTGGTGCAGACCAAAAACGATTACCAGAATGAGGTTTTCAACGGCACGCTCGGTCTGGTGATCCGCGAGGGAAGCGGCAAGGTCCAGATTGATTTTGAAGGCAATGTGGTGGAGATGTCCGGCGCAGAAATCTACCACCTGCATCTGGGTTATGCGCTTACGGTGCACCGCTCACAGGGCAGTGAGTGGGACACGGTGGTCAGCGTGCTGCACGACACCCACTACAACATGCTCTCCAGAGAACTGGCCTACACCGCTGTCACCCGTGCAAAAAACACTTTTGTGGCCGTGGGAACGGAAAACGCCTGGTCCATTGCCTCCACCCGCAGACGTGAAGTCCGTTACTCCGGCCTGCTGGACCGCATCAAAAAAATCCTCGGGTGAAGTTCACCCGAGGCTGAAGTTTTTGCACACTGCTTTTACCTGGGAATCTGCAGTTTCTGGCCCACCCGGATCAGGTTGGGGTCAGAGATGCCGTTGGCCCGGGCAATTTTCATGTAGCTTTCCTTGCTGGCATCCCCATAGAAACGCTCAGCAATTTCAGAGAGGGTGTCTCCAGCTTTGACGGTGTACCACTCATCAGGCTGGTTGACATAACCCTGCTGGGGTTTGCTCTGCTTGCTGCTGGCCTGGGCTTCCTGGTACTTCTGTTTGGCCTGCTCCACAATCTTCAGGTCAGAAGTGTCCACACTGGCCACCCCTGAAGTACCACGGGCGATTTTTTCTGCGAGGTTGAATTCGTGCTGGCTGTCCACAGCACCACGCAAAATCACACTTCTGCCGCTCTGCAGCACGTCAATGGGATCATCTTTCAGTTCCACATTGGCTTCCAGATTGCGCAATACAGCTTTGGCAAGCTGGCTGTTCTGAATGTCCTGCTGCAGGTCATCGATGTCAGGAATGTTCTGCTGGGATGCGGTCTGGGGGGTGGCCTGCTGCTGGTTTGCTGCAGGACGGGAAACCGTCTGGCTTGCGCGCTGCTCGGTGGCATGCACGGTCTGTCTGGCCCGCACCTGGGAAACATCCACCTGCTTCACACCTTTGATGCCTTCAGCAACCACCTCAATCAATCGGTGATAATTTTCGTTGGGCACTTCACCGGAGATGGTGACATTGCCTCCACGTTCTTCCACATTCAGGTTGATGTTCTCGAGTCGGGGGGTCTGACGCAGGGCATCTTTCACCCGATCAGCAGTGCTTTTTCCAAATGGCCACATAAAAACCTCCTTCAATACAGGTCTTTTCCAGCTTAAAAAGGAGGTCCGTGAGGATGCACAGAGAAGGGTGTAGGTTTTTTTAACCTCAGAGCTGAATGGTGCTCTGAGGTGCAAACTTCAGGAGCGGTGGTGAATCGGAGGGGTGTCGAGTTCCAGACCTGCAGTGTTCAGGAGGTCGGTGACCTCAAAGA
Proteins encoded:
- a CDS encoding potassium channel family protein, translating into MDGVYPIIGTIILFLLAWDVFATVFIPRGLSGPFTQNSHHLIWRIWCRINCTGTPAARRRLSRLGPMLVILTVIGWALLLWLGFALIFYPHASGFHHGTRSPSDWISALYVSGYSVTTLGVGDIVPKDGNMRLLMILAAGSGFILISIAVTYLLSFYAALGRVTALAYEVHRFLGKSDGYSPVDVVITAITADCIEEMKNWLADIGTTLAQVLMAEQQYTLLNYFHEPDDMALPVALTDVLELTTICRSVLSPTAYPSMANGLITAGTERLTRGYFESLARKFGGRVEVSREAIEDRHIHFDQVRAKLEQAGVQLRDREEAWAIYNTMRQGWEIPCHTIRVLFGYPGFSGLALKSE
- a CDS encoding tellurite resistance TerB family protein; this encodes MGLFDLFRGDKGETMTPHLAFAVSMIYMMAADGEFQNEEVGHLLSVLGGESENGVISVGYNNRQLLDKAFKYAQKHSVQDFIQQAAPVLTEAQKICILTNLADSLLADGKIHPAEQRMFDYILAGFHVSEQIFRPYFQVLAIKNDRSVFTNQNHPYNSPGHSVDLTKMN
- a CDS encoding DUF5680 domain-containing protein, giving the protein MNLETFIVQAKTHTYAGNGIKSLSYRPCSHDLQYQNGDYAYMDSYFGGRDFLGQEVVYYRRSPIWAMNYYGRILKPDLITPAEAGTIIKTALTELYQEGRFLGGFKCHHIWGLYIDSNAGNYESFTGYEWIEVQGVKAYELHYHGGMVKHE
- the recD2 gene encoding SF1B family DNA helicase RecD2, which produces MVDLGEQLHVTGKALKVRFRAETGFTILSADIQNQQARDVDATLVGMMPPIDAGDPFEAELIVQEHPEYGYQYKVVNLFLKDDTADMTEEGIAAYLEAKVSGVGPKLSKRIVDFFGQQTFEVIELEPEKLLQVPGVTRSTIMKVQASWDERHGERKLITGLQSMGLSISQAQRAIKQFGSMALEVLKNDIYALTEVEGLGFQTADRLALEKGMVPTDPRRLMAAAVYAMQQAMQQAGHTYLPKQRAVRGLKYYTGISDKLAETSLQEALDAGRIMQEGERIYLPNALKNEKALAEVISELLSEPPEAPWRVPTKAVKDLSEEQARVLDLLTDHRLVVLSGGPGTGKSYTTRKVVELAENLGLEVGLCAPTGKAARRLMEMTLHPASTIHRLLSYGPEGFRFGQLEPLPYDLIIVDEVSMCGDGLMLALLTAVAPGARILLVGDADQLPPVDYGMPLSTLTQVAPTVWLTQIYRQAQDSPIIRAAHQIKNGQVPDFAYREFRHIPVESDTGARRVALLVDSLGGPRKVQVLTPMKKGPLGVVALNQALQSMFNPGSEGTRVGEYLLRVGDIVVQTKNDYQNEVFNGTLGLVIREGSGKVQIDFEGNVVEMSGAEIYHLHLGYALTVHRSQGSEWDTVVSVLHDTHYNMLSRELAYTAVTRAKNTFVAVGTENAWSIASTRRREVRYSGLLDRIKKILG
- a CDS encoding MFS transporter; this translates as MKSSPASPPSISAARFAVNMFFALNGIAFANWVVRIPDIKAELKLPPEVLGVSLLGGAIGSLCSMVFGGYLMARFGSKQVTTLAGVLTFLSLMLPGYATNAWTLFAALFFYGAFNGLMDVSMNDQASINEKQHGRSIMSSFHGVFSLGGLIGSLIGGWLSSLHVPVSLHLTSIGLVLVLLVLLSSRWLIPTTPHPEEAHTEPVFIRPAPSLWIIGIMAFCVMLGEGGMADWSTVYLRENIQASETQSAIGYGAFSGLMMLGRFLGDGLINRFGSRTIVGWGGAIMTLGLVLGLTVNTLPAVIVGFACVGLGCSALFPCFLSSASRNPDMRPASAITAVATMAYFGFLVGPPLLGLVAGQVGLRAALFIIAAAGLFILLNHRRVQG
- a CDS encoding BON domain-containing protein, yielding MWPFGKSTADRVKDALRQTPRLENINLNVEERGGNVTISGEVPNENYHRLIEVVAEGIKGVKQVDVSQVRARQTVHATEQRASQTVSRPAANQQQATPQTASQQNIPDIDDLQQDIQNSQLAKAVLRNLEANVELKDDPIDVLQSGRSVILRGAVDSQHEFNLAEKIARGTSGVASVDTSDLKIVEQAKQKYQEAQASSKQSKPQQGYVNQPDEWYTVKAGDTLSEIAERFYGDASKESYMKIARANGISDPNLIRVGQKLQIPR
- the prfB gene encoding peptide chain release factor 2 (programmed frameshift) → MQEILDKLAALREYLDIPAKERRLRELEHELSNPELWNDQNKARQVTQESNALRKLTSTYNSLKSDAEGLSEMLEIASAEELEMLNEEVVSVEQRVDDLYKETLFTMKHADTPAIVKVKSGAGGTESMDWAGMLMRMFIRWAERRGYKVDILDIQEGEQAGISSAEFIIRGEKAYGMMAPENGVHRLVRVSPFDSNNRRHTSFASVEVVPEVPEEEINIVIPDSEVRVDVYRSQGAGGQGVNTTDSAVRVTHLPTGTIVAIQVTRSQIKNREMAFQILKQRLYDMERKKREEEEAKARGEQRKIEWGSQIRSYVMDKQYIKDHRTGLMKHNPDDVLDGDLDDLMWAGLEWLAGKRTAEEAGDDE
- a CDS encoding aminopeptidase, with translation MFEQQFENFAEILVQVGLGLQKGQMVSISSHVGLEDFTRLVVRKAYQAGAKLVEVEYRDPELQRIRLENADPETLETVPEWYYKARLEVIEKGASLLNLSMNRPDLLKGQDQEKLTRMSQSIYPFIKPIQQRMMSDAVAWSLSVVPDQEWASKVFPELPKKEALEKLWKTILQIVRADREDPVQVWREHVKALHARKDWLNNQRFTALHFQNEHTDLTVGLAEGHLWAGGSAHADDGFDTEFVANIPTEEVFTLPDRTRIDGVVRSTFPLSVRGTVIDAFTLTFKDGRVTHAEAEHNQEVLQALLSMDEGALSLGEVALVPHSSPISQFGRPLFHGLFDENAASHVALGAGYRFCVEGGSDMNDEQFKAAGGNVSQVHEDFMIGSKDMQVTGITQDGKRIPVMQEGEWAFD